From a single Daphnia pulex isolate KAP4 chromosome 2, ASM2113471v1 genomic region:
- the LOC124206209 gene encoding fibrillin-2-like isoform X3 — translation MGHWTTRLPLIGLSLLLLTDVYGDFEQPLSHCCNLGVKWGVENLQCAAFPAPVVGIRNEQQAICLSAVHICCLRKHRERQCELGKQSARADRECSVNRDLGGETHKDCCEGCKLGLVAGSMSMGCTFRAFQFGAPWDDAYRSCCQQTLPQVFPDNPLPNLRVPSSTPRAQIPPFLPPPPTPALPSYPIDEQNSIERNQNSAEDDEDLCARFPGELCAHVCVPTGGPSYRCECREGFQLLADGKSCQQATQYDRCSSDNPCSQKCTDTGLAVECSCHSGFQLASDEKTCTDVDECLIGADNCDVLLQICVNQPGGFACIERKDSPVNTGSRPAPASPESSSEGRGCPRGFKFNPESRVCDDVNECETQPPVCPAQTSCQNTIGSYNCARRPQLEECPLGFRFNNQIQTCIDIDECKENPATCPKTRPVCVNLQGSYTCQARNESSLLGPSVTCPAGYKFNTAQQTCEDVDECAERLDTCVHGMEMCINDLGRYHCEPLSADAASTTTGQRHHDVDDHHQIPNYGQCPTGYTYDEDEQVCIDLDECLNGQLDDLSLCDDDKRCANTEGSYECVEACAPGYQPDVADAMGPCVDMDECLNNNHNCTLAEKCVNVPGSYRCEQLRPVLQTVSIPATTTTDFNTRPIPVSRVTSSTTTTTTTTTTTTTRPTTTTTTPTTTTTAPPTTRAARQQHNSSGSCPSGFRKEAGGGRCKDINECEEGTHRCEPSKSDCVNTAGSYRCKPLTPCLSGFRRNTSTGRCEDIDECIEGSHNCTTQTELCVNNYGSFDCRPYPFCPAGHRFSVQERFCKDVDECAEGTHNCSGTCVNAVGTFRCVDREPVSCGLGYRYDTEKRECQDLDECREGTNPCRPPAERCVNMVGTYRCEPISLPTTTRATTKATTTTTPRPTTTTTTPRPTTTTTTRPTTTTTRPTTTTTRPTTTTTRPTTTTTTRPTTTTSTTTTTTSTTSATTPKPNFSTISSRPGGSSQNDRCQAGFRYSRRTRSCQDIDECVEARDYCNKETEVCVNERGGYRCVPFNELPATSSSVAPNPLTTTTSAPLSTNRPPPRTPSCPRGYIFSDDSRRCIDVNECTNDPNPCRGNQQCENTVGSYVCRCAVGYRFNTATQFCEDINECLLDYHDCLSSQRCDNTIGSYTCFRTASCGTGYTYNSQKGRCEDDDECESGANDCSNLGPLYQCRNTEGSFRCERKKCNDRTDGHTLLDEETGRCVQPTQCAAGFEPAPRGRCNDIDECARGSPCPRGHQCTNTIGSFTCLNTQKCDPGYEMNSAGTQCQDVDECAKATHDCKRNQLCQNRPGGYVCVCQPGYTIGANRECEDIDECTRFAGQICSPNSQCANTPGSYRCDCKEGFRSGSDPRSCVDIDECAETARLCQQNCANTWGSYQCSCQSGYTLAPDNRSCHDVDECELYKDRGGLCVGLCVNEPGSYSCQCPDGYRLASDNRTCQDIDECVRPGVCRAEETCLNTRGGYYCNAIVCPPNYVRDTEHRNQRHQESILCKKQCPLRDTRCLANSTQTITYQHIAVPTIKRLEKPMVLSRMQAVAVGTWSYHSSFEILEGNEAGLFGISQTQNTGALQLVRPIVGPNRYTLHMEMSVLTQYSNRRQITRHMALVVITVSAYEF, via the exons ATGGGGCACTGGACTACAAGATTGCCCTTGATTggactctctctccttcttctcacAGACGTTTACG GTGACTTTGAACAGCCTCTGTCTCATTGCTGTAATCTCGGTGTCAAATGGGGCGTGGAGAACTTGCAATGCGCCGCCTTCCCCGCACCG GTGGTGGGCATCCGTAACGAGCAACAAGCTATCTGCCTTTCAGCCGTTCACATTTGCTGTCTTCGCAAACACAG GGAGCGACAGTGCGAGCTCGGCAAACAGTCGGCCAGGGCGGATCGGGAATGTTCGGTCAACCGAGATTTGGGCGGCGAAACACATAAA GATTGTTGCGAAGGTTGCAAATTGGGTCTAGTAGCTGGATCCATGTCAATGGGATGCACTTTTAGAGCTTTCCAGTTCGGTGCTCCTTGGGACGACGCTTACCGCTCCTGTTGTCAACAAACGCTCCCACAG GTTTTCCCGGATAATCCTCTCCCTAACCTACGCGTTCCTAGCTCCACTCCCAGAGCTCAAATCCCACCATTTCTACCACCACCTCCTACCCCAGCGCTGCCCAGCTATCCGATTGATGAACAGAATTCTATTG AACGGAATCAAAACTCCGCAGAAGACGATGAAGACCTTTGCGCCCGCTTCCCTGGAGAATTATGTGCCCATGTTTGCGTTCCTACTGGCGGCCCGTCCTATCGCTGCGAGTGTCGTGAAGGATTCCAGCTACTAGCCGATGGCAAATCTTGTCAGCAAGCCACGCAATACGATCG TTGTTCGAGCGATAACCCTTGTTCGCAAAAGTGTACCGACACAGGATTAGCAGTTGAATGCTCCTGCCACTCCGGATTCCAGCTGGCTTCCGACGAGAAGACCTGTACAG atgTCGATGAATGTTTAATCGGCGCCGACAATTGCGACGTACTGTTACAAATTTGTGTCAATCAACCCGGGGGTTTCGCTTGCATCGAACGGAAAGATAGTCCTGTCAACACTGGATCCCGACCAG CCCCAGCTTCACCCGAAAGTAGTAGCGAGGGACGAGGCTGCCCGCGAGGTTTCAAGTTTAACCCCGAATCAAGAGTTTGTGACG ATGTAAACGAGTGCGAGACACAGCCACCAGTTTGCCCGGCTCAAACATCTTGCCAGAACACGATCGGTTCTTATAACTGCGCTCGCAGACCACAGCTCGAAGAATGTCCACTCGGATTCCGATTCAACAACCAAATCCAAACTTGCATCg ACATTGACGAATGCAAAGAAAATCCTGCAACTTGTCCGAAAACGCGACCCGTTTGCGTAAATCTCCAAGGATCTTATACCTGTCAAGCCCGAAACGAAAGTAGTTTACTTGGTCCATCTGTCACTTGCCCGGCAGGATACAAATTCAACACGGCTCAACAGACGTGCGAAG ATGTGGACGAATGCGCCGAGCGTCTCGATACTTGCGTGCACGGAATGGAAATGTGCATCAACGACCTGGGCCGCTATCATTGCGAGCCACTCAGCGCCGACGCCGCATCCACCACGACCGGCCAGCGTCACCACGACGTCGATGATCATCACCAGATTCCAAACTATGGCCAATGCCCAACCGGTTACACCTACGATGAGGACGAACAAGTCTGCATCG ATCTGGACGAATGTCTGAACGGACAGTTGGACGATCTGAGCTTGTGCGACGATGACAAGCGTTGCGCAAACACGGAAGGATCGTACGAATGTGTCGAGGCCTGCGCGCCGGGATACCAACCCGACGTCGCCGACGCCATGGGCCCATGTGTCGACATGGACGAGTGCCTCAACAACAATCACAATTGCACCTTGgcagaaaa ATGTGTCAACGTACCCGGATCGTACCGATGTGAACAACTGAGACCCGTTTTGCAAACGGTGAGTATCCCGGCAACGACTACAACCGACTTCAACACGCGTCCGATTCCCGTTTCACGCGTCACTtcatctactactactactacgacgacgaccacaACAACCACGACGAGaccgacgacaacaacaactactccCACCACCACTACAACTGCTCCTCCAACAACCAGAGCTGCACGCCAACAGCACAACTCATCCGGTTCATGCCCGTCAGGATTCCGCAAAGAGGCGGGCGGTGGTCGCTGCAAAG ATATAAACGAATGTGAGGAAGGGACTCACCGTTGTGAACCATCAAAATCCGACTGCGTCAACACCGCCGGTTCATACCGATGCAAACCGTTGACGCCTTGCCTGTCTGGATTCCGCCGCAACACATCAACCGGACGCTGTGAAG ATATTGACGAATGCATTGAAGGATCGCACAACTGTACGACTCAGACCGAGTTGTGTGTCAATAATTACGGTTCGTTCGACTGTCGTCCCTATCCATTCTGTCCGGCAGGCCATCGCTTCAGTGTACAAGAGCGTTTCTGTAAAG ATGTGGACGAGTGCGCCGAAGGGACTCACAACTGCTCTGGGACTTGCGTCAACGCCGTGGGAACGTTCCGCTGCGTGGATCGGGAGCCCGTCAGCTGCGGACTGGGATACCGATACGACACAGAGAAACGAGAGTGTCAAG ATCTTGACGAATGTCGCGAGGGAACAAATCCATGCCGGCCACCGGCAGAACGTTGCGTCAACATGGTCGGCACTTACAGATGCGAGCCGATAAGTCTACCCACGACAACAAGAGCAACAAccaaagcaacaacaacaactacgcCACGCCCTACGACGACAACTACAACGCCACGCccaactacaacaaccacaacacgCCCGACTACAACTACAACTCGTCCAACAACTACTACAACTCGTCCAACAACTACTACAACTcgcccaacaacaaccactacaactcgaccaacaacaaccacgtCCACaactactaccactactagTACAACATCGGCAACAACCCCAAAACCAAACTTCTCCACAATTTCCTCTCGTCCTGGTGGTTCCAGCCAGAACGACAGATGCCAGGCCGGTTTCCGCTACTCACGGCGCACTCGCAGTTGTCAGG ATATCGACGAGTGTGTCGAAGCCCGAGATTATTGCAACAAGGAGACCGAAGTATGCGTCAACGAGCGAGGAGGTTATCGTTGCGTGCCTTTCAACGAGCTGCCAGCAACTTCAAGTTCAGTCGCACCCAATCctctgacgacgacgacatcagCTCCACTTAGCACGAATCGGCCACCACCCAGAACGCCCAGTTGCCCGAGAGGCTACATCTTTAGTGATGACAGCCGTCGTTGTATTG ATGTTAACGAATGCACAAATGACCCGAATCCTTGTCGAGGCAACCAACAATGTGAAAACACAGTGGGCAGCTACGTCTGCCGTTGCGCAGTCGGCTACCGTTTCAACACAGCCACTCAATTCTGCGAAG ATATTAACGAATGCTTGCTGGACTACCACGACTGTTTGAGCTCGCAGAGGTGCGACAACACGATCGGCAGTTACACCTGCTTCCGTACGGCCAGCTGTGGCACGGGCTACACCTACAACTCCCAAAAGGGCAGATGTgaag acgatgacGAATGCGAATCGGGAGCAAACGATTGCTCCAATCTCGGCCCGCTCTATCAGTGCCGCAACACGGAGGGCTCGTTCCGTTGCGAGCGCAAGAAATGCAACGACCGCACAGACGGGCACACCTTGCTGGACGAGGAGACGGGCCGCTGTGTTCAACCTACACAATGCGCTGCAGGCTTCGAACCAGCACCCAGAGGCCGATGCAACG ATATTGACGAATGCGCACGCGGAAGTCCCTGTCCCCGTGGCCACCAATGCACCAACACGATCGGATCCTTCACATGCCTCAACACCCAAAAATGTGATCCCGGTTATGAAATGAACAGCGCAGGAACACAATGTCAAG ATGTCGACGAGTGTGCCAAGGCAACTCACGACTGCAAGAGGAATCAGTTGTGTCAAAATCGCCCAGGCGGCTATGTCTGCGTTTGTCAACCAGGCTACACGATCGGAGCTAACCGGGAGTGCGAGGATATTGATGAATGTACACGATTCGCTGGGCAG ATTTGTTCGCCAAATTCACAATGCGCCAACACGCCCGGATCTTACCGATGCGACTGCAAGGAAGGATTCCGCTCAGGATCGGATCCCCGTTCATGCGTTG ATATCGACGAATGCGCCGAAACGGCCCGCCTATGCCAACAGAATTGTGCCAACACTTGGGGCTCCTACCAATGCAGTTGTCAGTCAGGTTACACCCTGGCTCCCGATAACAGGTCATGTCACGATGTCGACGAGTGCGAATTGTACAAAGACCGTGGAGGTTTGTGCGTCGGTCTGTGCGTCAACGAGCCTGGCAGTTATTCGTGTCAATGTCCCGATGGATATCGTCTGGCTTCCGACAACCGCACTTGCCAAG atatcgACGAATGCGTCAGACCGGGAGTGTGTCGTGCGGAAGAGACTTGTCTCAACACTCGAGGCGGTTATTATTGCAACGCCATCGTCTGCCCGCCCAACTACGTCCGTGACACCGAGCACCGCAA TCAACGCCATCAAGAGTCCATTTTGTGCAAGAAACAATGCCCACTTCGAGATACCCGATGTCTGGCCAACAGTACGCAGACCATCACTTACCAACATATAGCCG TACCCACCATCAAGCGCCTGGAGAAACCTATG GTGCTGAGTCGAATGCAAGCTGTAGCTGTCGGTACTTGGTCCTATCATTCTTCTTTCGAGATTCTGGAAGGCAACGAGGCCGGTCTCTTTGGAATCTCTCAGACTCAAAACACAG GAGCTTTACAGCTAGTAAGACCCATTGTTGGTCCAAATCGCTACACCCTCCACATGGAAATGAGCGTTCTGACTCAATACTCTAATCGCCGACAAATCACACGGCACATGGCCCTGGTGGTTATCACTGTCTCTGCTTACGAGTTTTag
- the LOC124206209 gene encoding fibrillin-1-like isoform X7, with protein MGHWTTRLPLIGLSLLLLTDVYGDFEQPLSHCCNLGVKWGVENLQCAAFPAPVVGIRNEQQAICLSAVHICCLRKHRERQCELGKQSARADRECSVNRDLGGETHKDCCEGCKLGLVAGSMSMGCTFRAFQFGAPWDDAYRSCCQQTLPQVFPDNPLPNLRVPSSTPRAQIPPFLPPPPTPALPSYPIDEQNSIERNQNSAEDDEDLCARFPGELCAHVCVPTGGPSYRCECREGFQLLADGKSCQQATQYDRCSSDNPCSQKCTDTGLAVECSCHSGFQLASDEKTCTDVDECLIGADNCDVLLQICVNQPGGFACIERKDSPVNTGSRPAPASPESSSEGRGCPRGFKFNPESRVCDDVNECETQPPVCPAQTSCQNTIGSYNCARRPQLEECPLGFRFNNQIQTCIDIDECKENPATCPKTRPVCVNLQGSYTCQARNESSLLGPSVTCPAGYKFNTAQQTCEDVDECAERLDTCVHGMEMCINDLGRYHCEPLSADAASTTTGQRHHDVDDHHQIPNYGQCPTGYTYDEDEQVCIDLDECLNGQLDDLSLCDDDKRCANTEGSYECVEACAPGYQPDVADAMGPCVDMDECLNNNHNCTLAEKCVNVPGSYRCEQLRPVLQTVSIPATTTTDFNTRPIPVSRVTSSTTTTTTTTTTTTTRPTTTTTTPTTTTTAPPTTRAARQQHNSSGSCPSGFRKEAGGGRCKDINECEEGTHRCEPSKSDCVNTAGSYRCKPLTPCLSGFRRNTSTGRCEDIDECIEGSHNCTTQTELCVNNYGSFDCRPYPFCPAGHRFSVQERFCKDVDECAEGTHNCSGTCVNAVGTFRCVDREPVSCGLGYRYDTEKRECQDLDECREGTNPCRPPAERCVNMVGTYRCEPISLPTTTRATTKATTTTTPRPTTTTTTPRPTTTTTTRPTTTTTRPTTTTTRPTTTTTRPTTTTTTRPTTTTSTTTTTTSTTSATTPKPNFSTISSRPGGSSQNDRCQAGFRYSRRTRSCQDIDECVEARDYCNKETEVCVNERGGYRCVPFNELPATSSSVAPNPLTTTTSAPLSTNRPPPRTPSCPRGYIFSDDSRRCIDVNECTNDPNPCRGNQQCENTVGSYVCRCAVGYRFNTATQFCEDIDECARGSPCPRGHQCTNTIGSFTCLNTQKCDPGYEMNSAGTQCQDVDECAKATHDCKRNQLCQNRPGGYVCVCQPGYTIGANRECEDIDECTRFAGQICSPNSQCANTPGSYRCDCKEGFRSGSDPRSCVDIDECAETARLCQQNCANTWGSYQCSCQSGYTLAPDNRSCHDVDECELYKDRGGLCVGLCVNEPGSYSCQCPDGYRLASDNRTCQDIDECVRPGVCRAEETCLNTRGGYYCNAIVCPPNYVRDTEHRNQRHQESILCKKQCPLRDTRCLANSTQTITYQHIAVPTIKRLEKPMVLSRMQAVAVGTWSYHSSFEILEGNEAGLFGISQTQNTGALQLVRPIVGPNRYTLHMEMSVLTQYSNRRQITRHMALVVITVSAYEF; from the exons ATGGGGCACTGGACTACAAGATTGCCCTTGATTggactctctctccttcttctcacAGACGTTTACG GTGACTTTGAACAGCCTCTGTCTCATTGCTGTAATCTCGGTGTCAAATGGGGCGTGGAGAACTTGCAATGCGCCGCCTTCCCCGCACCG GTGGTGGGCATCCGTAACGAGCAACAAGCTATCTGCCTTTCAGCCGTTCACATTTGCTGTCTTCGCAAACACAG GGAGCGACAGTGCGAGCTCGGCAAACAGTCGGCCAGGGCGGATCGGGAATGTTCGGTCAACCGAGATTTGGGCGGCGAAACACATAAA GATTGTTGCGAAGGTTGCAAATTGGGTCTAGTAGCTGGATCCATGTCAATGGGATGCACTTTTAGAGCTTTCCAGTTCGGTGCTCCTTGGGACGACGCTTACCGCTCCTGTTGTCAACAAACGCTCCCACAG GTTTTCCCGGATAATCCTCTCCCTAACCTACGCGTTCCTAGCTCCACTCCCAGAGCTCAAATCCCACCATTTCTACCACCACCTCCTACCCCAGCGCTGCCCAGCTATCCGATTGATGAACAGAATTCTATTG AACGGAATCAAAACTCCGCAGAAGACGATGAAGACCTTTGCGCCCGCTTCCCTGGAGAATTATGTGCCCATGTTTGCGTTCCTACTGGCGGCCCGTCCTATCGCTGCGAGTGTCGTGAAGGATTCCAGCTACTAGCCGATGGCAAATCTTGTCAGCAAGCCACGCAATACGATCG TTGTTCGAGCGATAACCCTTGTTCGCAAAAGTGTACCGACACAGGATTAGCAGTTGAATGCTCCTGCCACTCCGGATTCCAGCTGGCTTCCGACGAGAAGACCTGTACAG atgTCGATGAATGTTTAATCGGCGCCGACAATTGCGACGTACTGTTACAAATTTGTGTCAATCAACCCGGGGGTTTCGCTTGCATCGAACGGAAAGATAGTCCTGTCAACACTGGATCCCGACCAG CCCCAGCTTCACCCGAAAGTAGTAGCGAGGGACGAGGCTGCCCGCGAGGTTTCAAGTTTAACCCCGAATCAAGAGTTTGTGACG ATGTAAACGAGTGCGAGACACAGCCACCAGTTTGCCCGGCTCAAACATCTTGCCAGAACACGATCGGTTCTTATAACTGCGCTCGCAGACCACAGCTCGAAGAATGTCCACTCGGATTCCGATTCAACAACCAAATCCAAACTTGCATCg ACATTGACGAATGCAAAGAAAATCCTGCAACTTGTCCGAAAACGCGACCCGTTTGCGTAAATCTCCAAGGATCTTATACCTGTCAAGCCCGAAACGAAAGTAGTTTACTTGGTCCATCTGTCACTTGCCCGGCAGGATACAAATTCAACACGGCTCAACAGACGTGCGAAG ATGTGGACGAATGCGCCGAGCGTCTCGATACTTGCGTGCACGGAATGGAAATGTGCATCAACGACCTGGGCCGCTATCATTGCGAGCCACTCAGCGCCGACGCCGCATCCACCACGACCGGCCAGCGTCACCACGACGTCGATGATCATCACCAGATTCCAAACTATGGCCAATGCCCAACCGGTTACACCTACGATGAGGACGAACAAGTCTGCATCG ATCTGGACGAATGTCTGAACGGACAGTTGGACGATCTGAGCTTGTGCGACGATGACAAGCGTTGCGCAAACACGGAAGGATCGTACGAATGTGTCGAGGCCTGCGCGCCGGGATACCAACCCGACGTCGCCGACGCCATGGGCCCATGTGTCGACATGGACGAGTGCCTCAACAACAATCACAATTGCACCTTGgcagaaaa ATGTGTCAACGTACCCGGATCGTACCGATGTGAACAACTGAGACCCGTTTTGCAAACGGTGAGTATCCCGGCAACGACTACAACCGACTTCAACACGCGTCCGATTCCCGTTTCACGCGTCACTtcatctactactactactacgacgacgaccacaACAACCACGACGAGaccgacgacaacaacaactactccCACCACCACTACAACTGCTCCTCCAACAACCAGAGCTGCACGCCAACAGCACAACTCATCCGGTTCATGCCCGTCAGGATTCCGCAAAGAGGCGGGCGGTGGTCGCTGCAAAG ATATAAACGAATGTGAGGAAGGGACTCACCGTTGTGAACCATCAAAATCCGACTGCGTCAACACCGCCGGTTCATACCGATGCAAACCGTTGACGCCTTGCCTGTCTGGATTCCGCCGCAACACATCAACCGGACGCTGTGAAG ATATTGACGAATGCATTGAAGGATCGCACAACTGTACGACTCAGACCGAGTTGTGTGTCAATAATTACGGTTCGTTCGACTGTCGTCCCTATCCATTCTGTCCGGCAGGCCATCGCTTCAGTGTACAAGAGCGTTTCTGTAAAG ATGTGGACGAGTGCGCCGAAGGGACTCACAACTGCTCTGGGACTTGCGTCAACGCCGTGGGAACGTTCCGCTGCGTGGATCGGGAGCCCGTCAGCTGCGGACTGGGATACCGATACGACACAGAGAAACGAGAGTGTCAAG ATCTTGACGAATGTCGCGAGGGAACAAATCCATGCCGGCCACCGGCAGAACGTTGCGTCAACATGGTCGGCACTTACAGATGCGAGCCGATAAGTCTACCCACGACAACAAGAGCAACAAccaaagcaacaacaacaactacgcCACGCCCTACGACGACAACTACAACGCCACGCccaactacaacaaccacaacacgCCCGACTACAACTACAACTCGTCCAACAACTACTACAACTCGTCCAACAACTACTACAACTcgcccaacaacaaccactacaactcgaccaacaacaaccacgtCCACaactactaccactactagTACAACATCGGCAACAACCCCAAAACCAAACTTCTCCACAATTTCCTCTCGTCCTGGTGGTTCCAGCCAGAACGACAGATGCCAGGCCGGTTTCCGCTACTCACGGCGCACTCGCAGTTGTCAGG ATATCGACGAGTGTGTCGAAGCCCGAGATTATTGCAACAAGGAGACCGAAGTATGCGTCAACGAGCGAGGAGGTTATCGTTGCGTGCCTTTCAACGAGCTGCCAGCAACTTCAAGTTCAGTCGCACCCAATCctctgacgacgacgacatcagCTCCACTTAGCACGAATCGGCCACCACCCAGAACGCCCAGTTGCCCGAGAGGCTACATCTTTAGTGATGACAGCCGTCGTTGTATTG ATGTTAACGAATGCACAAATGACCCGAATCCTTGTCGAGGCAACCAACAATGTGAAAACACAGTGGGCAGCTACGTCTGCCGTTGCGCAGTCGGCTACCGTTTCAACACAGCCACTCAATTCTGCGAAG ATATTGACGAATGCGCACGCGGAAGTCCCTGTCCCCGTGGCCACCAATGCACCAACACGATCGGATCCTTCACATGCCTCAACACCCAAAAATGTGATCCCGGTTATGAAATGAACAGCGCAGGAACACAATGTCAAG ATGTCGACGAGTGTGCCAAGGCAACTCACGACTGCAAGAGGAATCAGTTGTGTCAAAATCGCCCAGGCGGCTATGTCTGCGTTTGTCAACCAGGCTACACGATCGGAGCTAACCGGGAGTGCGAGGATATTGATGAATGTACACGATTCGCTGGGCAG ATTTGTTCGCCAAATTCACAATGCGCCAACACGCCCGGATCTTACCGATGCGACTGCAAGGAAGGATTCCGCTCAGGATCGGATCCCCGTTCATGCGTTG ATATCGACGAATGCGCCGAAACGGCCCGCCTATGCCAACAGAATTGTGCCAACACTTGGGGCTCCTACCAATGCAGTTGTCAGTCAGGTTACACCCTGGCTCCCGATAACAGGTCATGTCACGATGTCGACGAGTGCGAATTGTACAAAGACCGTGGAGGTTTGTGCGTCGGTCTGTGCGTCAACGAGCCTGGCAGTTATTCGTGTCAATGTCCCGATGGATATCGTCTGGCTTCCGACAACCGCACTTGCCAAG atatcgACGAATGCGTCAGACCGGGAGTGTGTCGTGCGGAAGAGACTTGTCTCAACACTCGAGGCGGTTATTATTGCAACGCCATCGTCTGCCCGCCCAACTACGTCCGTGACACCGAGCACCGCAA TCAACGCCATCAAGAGTCCATTTTGTGCAAGAAACAATGCCCACTTCGAGATACCCGATGTCTGGCCAACAGTACGCAGACCATCACTTACCAACATATAGCCG TACCCACCATCAAGCGCCTGGAGAAACCTATG GTGCTGAGTCGAATGCAAGCTGTAGCTGTCGGTACTTGGTCCTATCATTCTTCTTTCGAGATTCTGGAAGGCAACGAGGCCGGTCTCTTTGGAATCTCTCAGACTCAAAACACAG GAGCTTTACAGCTAGTAAGACCCATTGTTGGTCCAAATCGCTACACCCTCCACATGGAAATGAGCGTTCTGACTCAATACTCTAATCGCCGACAAATCACACGGCACATGGCCCTGGTGGTTATCACTGTCTCTGCTTACGAGTTTTag